The nucleotide sequence GCTTGTGCTGTGTATACACAgaactggaggctgctgcaatGAAGGTGGATAGAATGATGAAGCAGGGCACACTGCTGACAGTAAGGATGATCAGGATACATTTCTGAGTGTTGTGCAGAGAGCAAAGCTCCGGGTGCCGTAAAGGCAGGCAAATGGCCACGTACCGCTCCAGCGTCATTGCTGTCAGAGTGACCGGCGTGACAAACATACACTGACACACAATCAGGTAGAAAATGATGCACAGGCTGACTTGCATAGTGAAATAGATGTTATACAAAATCAGGAGAAGGTCAGATAGGATTAAAAATACACTGTCAGACACAAGAGTGATAAGAAACAGAATGTAACGCATGGTTGAGAGAAAGACCTGGTTTGAGAAGACAGTTGCGATCAGAAGCAGGTTGATCATAAAGAAAATTGACACAATGAGCTGTGTAATAATGATCTGCTCGAAGATTCGAGCTCGCAGGGAGACGCCTCCAGCCACTGAAGCATTATCTGACATTCTGATTCTGCACAAGAAATCTGTAAATGGGAGGAAATATTACGCCtatttaaacagtgaaatcatGCTGCATGGTTCGAATCAAAAGTCATTCAGGTCTGCCTGCTTACCAAATcatccctgcagtgtgtgtccacatcctgctggtctgcaggagactgactgagagtgtgtgtctgaagacTTTATACAGTAGAAACGACTcacgtcatcaccatcagcaccattaTAGAAAGTGTAACTCAACAGAATCTCTTTTCCTGATTCATCTGTTGTGAGCAGATGCTTTAGATGTTATCTTTcacgacacagaaaaacatcaatcaTTTGTTGCACCACAACTTGAAGGTCGTACCAGTGATCCTCAGCTGAGACAAAACTTCAGGGTTCGTGAATTTTCACAATGGCTCAAAATATGATGAAGTTCTCTGCCTGAGCGAAATAATCCCTGAGTTTTATGTATGTAAATGTAGAAGTTAATGCCAGAATGTTGCTCCCCTGTGTTTCTACAGGAGCCTTGAGCGGACAAACAGCCGCAAATATGACGATTAAAGAAGCAGTATGTAAGAAATCTGTTTAAAGAAATCATACAATGGCCCAAATATGTCAACAAACATTAaggaaaaatgttaatttcaaaTACTTATGTGACTGACAACAATAGCCTCTTTTCAAAAGTCAAGTGTCAGCCTGTAAATAATGgcaatgtttacattttgtgttttgttctgtttcccAGCACCAATCGATCAAGCACAAAGTGTTTCAGCATCCAGGTGACCAGTTCCCACCAAGCTTCTGCTACAAATGTTTCGAGTCACAAATGTCTGTGGTTATTAATGCTAAAAGTGCTGGTTATGATTCTCAACAACATCGTAACAAAGACGGCTGGCACGGTCcagacatttcaaatattccCCACATTTGAATAATTGTTGCTCATTTAggaaacatttcaaacacacttcctttttttccaccatATCAAATACCCACTTGTTCAATACATTTCCAGCAAATAAGACCAATATGCACAAAACTTCTAGTGTCATATTTATTAGTATCAGGGTGAAGTGTACAATTTCAATCCATTCTGAAAGTAAACAAACAATGACATCCCATTCACACATGGTGTGGGGgcagaaagcaaaataaaacaacaaaatgccaCCTGATGAGTTTCTGAAAGTTAgaggacagaatgtgaatgttGGAAGACACAGCATTACCAACAAGGAAACTTTGGCAGGAATATaatacattcaaaataaacacatcagattaAGTCACAtagaaaaaaagtccaaataaaacaactgtaaactatTCATTCCAAATCTATTACTTgatatatttttctaattttcaatttataacaaaaaaaatcaaactaacACAAAGATAGATCTTGAAtttgattttatgaaaatgggTGTTTGTTGCcgtcaggaaggaaaatgtacCACAAAGCTGATTATGACAAGAGGGCTTAAATGAAGAAATCCCCTAAAATTCTGCCTTTATAATGAATCAAGCGATGTAAATATGCATCGAACAGGTAAGATGAGTTTGACACTCATCAGTAATCAAGTAAATCCaatcttttttttgtacaaGCCACACAGAGCcaaatatttcaaagcatttaaaaacttCTCATCCCTCAGACCGTAGATGAGAGGACTCAGACACCTCGGAGCCAGAATGAAAGTCACGTAGTCAAAGTATCTGACATTAATATACAATAATAGATCTATTTTGATAATAGCAGATTCTATAAACGgacaccacagctggatgaggcagagcagcagctggaaagcaTGAAGGATCACCGTACTGAGCCCCTTCCATGTTGACTTTTTGTTctctcctgatgcagctttggcAACTTTCATAATTTTCACATAAGAgaaagtgatggtgatggacATGATGAAGAAGTAAAACTGAAATAGAGCAAATTTAAAGTGATTCTGCCAGGGGAGGGGGACAAACATCTCCATGGAGCAGCGCTTGTGCTGTGTATACACAgaactggaggctgctgcaatGAAGGTGGATACAATGATGAAGCAGGGCACACTGCTGACAGTAAGGATGATCAGGATACATTTCTGAGTGTTGTGCAGGGAGCAAAGCTCCGGGTGCCGTAAAGGCAGGCAAATGGCCACGTACCGCTCCAGCGTCATTGCTGTCAGAGTGACCGGCGTGACaaacgcacacagagacacaatcaGGTAGAAAATGATGCACAGGCTGATTTGCATAGTGAAATAGATGTTATACAAAATCAGGAGAAGGTCCGATAGGATTAAAAATACACTGTCAGACACAAGAGTGATAAGAAAAAGAATGTATCGCATGGTTGAGAGAAAGACATGGTTTGAGAAGACAGTTGCGATCAGAAGCAGGTTGATCACAAAGAAAATTGACACAATGAGCTGTGTAATAATGATCTGCTCGTAGATTCGAGCTCGCAGGGAGATGCCTCCAGCCACTGAAGCATTATCTGACATTCTGATTCTGCACAAGAAATCTGTAAATGGGAGGAAATACTACACCtatttaaacagtgaaatcatGCTGCATGGTTTGAGTCAAAAGTCATTCAGGTCTGCCTGCTTACCAAATcatccctgcagtgtgtgtccacatcctgctggtctgcaggagacTGACTGAGAGTGTGTCTGAAGACTTTATACAGTAGAAACGACTcacgtcatcaccatcagcaccattaTAGAAAGTGTAACTCAACAGAATCTCTTTTCCTGAGTCATCTGTTGTGAGCAGATGCTTTACATGTTATCTTTCACGACACAGAAAAACGTCAATCATTTGTTGCACCACAACTTGAAGGTCGTACCAGTGATCCTCAGCTGAGACAAAACTTCAGGGTTCGGGAATTTTCACGATGGCTCAAAATATGATGAAGTTCTCTGCCTGAGCGAAATAATCCCCGAGTTTTATGTATGGAAATGTAGAAGTTAATGCCAGAATGTTGCTCCCCTGTGTTTCTACAGGAGCCTTGAGCAGATAAACAGCCGCAAATATGACGTTTAAAGAAGCAGTATGTAAGAAATCTGTTTAAAGAAATCATACAATGGCCCAAATATGTCAACAAACATTAAGGAaaatttttaatttcaaatactTATGTGACTGACAACAATAGCCTCTTTTCAAAAGTCAAGTGTCAGCCTGTAAATAATGgcaatgtttacattttgtgttttgttctgtttcccAGCACCGATCGATCAAGCACAAAGTGTTTCAGCATCCAGGTGACCAGTTCCCACCGAGCTTCTGCTACAAATGTTTCGAGTCAAAAATGTCTGTGGTTATTAATGCTAAAAGTGCTGGTTATGATTCCCAACAACATCGTAACAAAGACGGCTGGCACGGTCcagacatttcaaatattccCCACATTCGAATAATTGTTGCTAATTCAGGAAACATTTcaaccacacttcctgtttttccaccataTCAAATACCCACTTGTTCAATACATTTCCAGCAAATAAGACCAATATGCACAAAACATCTAGTATCATATTTATTAGTATCAGGGTGAAGTGTACAATTTCAATCTATTCTGAAAGTAAACAAACAATGACATCCCATTCACACATGGTGTGGGGgcagaaagcaaaataaaacaacaaaatgccaCCTGATGAGTTTCTGAAAGTTAgaggacagaatgtgaatgttGGAAGACACAGCATTACCAACAAGGAAACTTTGGCAGGAATATaatacattcaaaataaacacatcagattaAGTCACAtagaaaaaaagtccaaataaaacaactgtaaactatTCATTCCAAATCTATTACTTgatatatttttctaattttcaaTTTATAACAAAAATCAAACTACCACAAAGATAGATCTTGAAtttgattttatgaaaatgggTGTTTGTTGCcgtcaggaaggaaaatgtacCACAAAGCTGATAATGACAAGAGGGCTTAAATGAAGAAATCCCCTAAAATTCTGCCTTTCTAAATCAATCAAGTGATGTAAATATGCATCGAACAGGTAAGATGAGTTTGACACTCATCAGTAATCAAGTAAATCCaatcttttttttgtacaaGCCACACAGAGCCAAATATTgcaaagcatttaaaaacttCTCATCCCTCAGACCGTAGATGAGAGGACTCAGACACCTCGGAGCCAGAATGAAAGTCACATAGTTAAAGTATCTGACATTAATATACAATAATAGATCTATTTTGATAATAGCAGATTCTATAAACGgacaccacagctggatgaggcagagcagcagctggaaagcaTGAAGGATCACCGTACTGAGCCCCTTCCATGTTGACTTTTTGTTctctcctgatgcagctttggcAACTTTCATAATTTTCACATAAGAgaaagtgatggtgatggacATGATGAAGAAGTAAAACTGATATACAGCAAATTTAAAGTGATTCTGCCAGGGGAGGGGGACAAACATCTCCATAGAGCAAAGCTTGTGCTGTGTATACACAgaactggaggctgctgcaatGAAGGTGGATAGAATGATGAAGCAGGGCACACTGCTGACAGTAAGGATGATCAGGATACATTTCTGAGTGTTGTGCAGGGAGCAAAGCTCCGGGTGCCGTAAAGGCAGGCAAATGGCCACGTACCGCTCCAGCGTCATTGCTGTCAGAGTGACCGGCGTGACAAACATACACTGACACACAATCAGGTAGAAAATGATGCACAGGCTGACTTGCATAGTGAAATAGATGCTGTACAAAATCAAGAGAAGGTCAGATAGGATTAAAAATACACTGTCAGACACAAGAGTGATAAGAAACAGAATGTAACGCATGGTTGAGAGAAAGACCTGGTTTGAGAAGACAGTTGCGATCAGAAGCAGGTTGATCATAAAGAAAATTGACACAATGAACTGTGTAATAATGATCTGCTTGTAGATTCGAGCTTGCAGGGAGACGCCTCCAGCCACTGAAGCATTATCTGACATTCTGATTCTGCACAAGAAATCTGTAAATGGGAGGAAATATTACGCCtatttaaacagtgaaatcatGCTGCATGGTTTGAGTCAAAAGTCATTCAGGTCTGCCTGCTTACCAAATcatccctgcagtgtgtgtccacatcctgctggtctgcaggagacTGACTGAGAGTGTGTCTGAAGACTTTATACAGTAGAAACGACTcacgtcatcaccatcagcaccattaTAGAAAGTGTAACTCAACAGAATCTCTTTTCCTGAGTCATCTGTTGTGAGCAGATGCTTTACATGTTATCTTTcacgacacagaaaaacatcaatcaTTTGTTGCACCACAACTTGAAGGTCGTACCAGTGATCCTCAGCTGAAACAAAGCTTCAGGTTTCGGGAATTTTCAGGATGGCTCAAAATATGAAGTTCTCTGCCTGAGAGAAATAATCCCTGAGTTTTATGTCTGTAAATGTAGAAGTGAATGCCAGAAtgttgctcctctgtgtttctaCAGGAGCCTTGAGCggacaaacagctgcaaatatGACGATTAAAGAAGCAGTATGTAAGAAATCTGTTTAAAGAAATCATACAATGGCCCAAATATGTCAACAAACATTAAGGAAaaattttaatttcaaatactTATGTGACTGACAACATTAGCCTCTTTTCAAAAGTCAAGTGTCAGCCTGTAAATAATGgcaatgtttacattttgtgttttgttctgtttcccAGCACCGATCGATCAAGCACAAAGTGTTTCAGCATCCAGGTGACCAGTTCCCACCGAGCTTCTGCTACAAATGTTTCGAGTCACAAATGTCTGTGGTTATTACTGCTAAAAGTGCTGGTTATGATTCCCAACAACATCGTAACAAAGACGGCTGGCACGGTCcagacatttcaaatattccCCACATTCGAATAATTGTTGCTCATTCAGGAAACATTTcaaccacacttcctgtttttccaccataTCAAATACCCACTTGTTCAATACATTTCCAGCAAATAAGACCAATATGCACAAAACATCTGGTATCATATTTATTAGTATCAGGGTGAAGTGTACAATTTCAATCTATTCTGAAAGTAAACAAACAATGACATCCCATTCACACATGGTGTGGGGgcagaaagcaaaataaaacaacaaaatgccaCCTGATGAGTTTCTGAAAGTTAgaggacagaatgtgaatgttGGAAGACACAGCATTACCAACAAGGAAactttggcaggaatatgatacattcaaaataaacacatcagattaAGTCACATAGAAAATAagtccaaataaaacaactgtaaactatTCATTCCAAATCTATTACTTgatatatttttctaattttcaaTTTATAACAAAAATCAAACTAGCACAAAGATAGATCTTGAAtttgattttatgaaaatgggTGTTTGTTGCcgtcaggaaggaaaatgtacCACAAAGCTGATTATGACAAGAGAGCTTAAATGAAGAAATCCCCTAAAATTCTGCCTTTATAAATGAATCAAGTGATGTAAATATCCATCAAACAGGTAAGATGAGTTTGACACTCATCAGTAATCAAGTAAATCCaatcttttttttgtacaaGCCACACAGAGCCAAATATTgcaaagcatttaaaaacttCTCATCCCTCAGACCGTAGATGAGAGGACTCAGACACCTCGGAGCCAGAGTGAAAGTCACGTAGTTAAAGTATCTGACATTAATATACAATAATAGATCCATTTTGATAATAGCAGATCCTATAAACGgacaccacagctggatgaggcagagcagcagctggaaagcaTGAAGGATCACCGTCCTGAGCCCCTTCCATGTTGACTTTTTGTTctctcctgatgcagctttggcAACTATCATAATTTTCACATAAGAgaaagtgatggtgatggacATGATGAAGAAGTAAAACTGATATACAGCAAATTTAAAGTGATTCTGCCAGGGGATGGGGACAAACATCTCCATGGAGCAGCGCTTGTGCTGTGTATACACAgaactggaggctgctgcaatGAAGGTGGATAGAATGATGAAGCAGGGCACACTGCTGACAGTAAGGATCATCAGGATACATTTCTGAGTGTTGTGCAGGGAGCAAAGCTCCGGGTGCCGTAAAGGCAGGCAAATGGCCACGTACCGCTCCAGCGTCATTGCTGTCAGAGTGACCGGCGTGACAAACATACACTGACACACAATCAGGTAGAAAATGATGCACAGGCTGACTTGCATAGTGAAATAGATGTTATACAAAATCAGGAGAAGGTCAGATAGGATTAAAAATACACTGTCAGACACAAGAGTGATAAGAAACAGAATGTAACGCATGGTTGAGAGAAAGACCTGGTTTGAGAAGACAGTTGCGATCAGAAGCAGGTTGATCATTAAGAAAATTGACACAATGAGCTGTGTAATAATGATATGCTCGTAGATTCGAGCTCGCAGGGAGACGCCTCCAGCCACTGAAGCATTATCTGACATTCTGATTCTGCACAAGAAATCTGTAAATGGGAGGAAATATTACGCCtatttaaacagtgaaatcatGCTGCATGGTTCGAATCAAAAGTCATTCAGGTCTGCCTGCTTACCAAATcatccctgcagtgtgtgtccacatcctgctggtctgcaggagacTGACTGAGAGTGTGTCTGAAGACTTTATACAGTAGAAACGACTcacgtcatcaccatcagcaccattaTAGAAAGTGTAACTCAACAGAATCTGTTTTCCTGATTCATCTGTTGTGAGCAGATGTTTTAGATGTTATCTTTcacgacacagaaaaacatcaatcaTTTGTTGCACCACAACTTGAAGGTCGTACCAGTGATCCTCAGCTGAGACAAAACTTCAAGGATTTGAAATATCACCTGCTTGCCAAGGCCCCTCCACGCTCCACAGGCCTACGGCCATAACCGTATTGTGACAGATTTCTCGGGACGTGCATGAATTTCACGACAGCTCTGTTTTTTACCGGACCAAAGTAATTTCTGAGCTTTCAACGTGGATGCTAGAATGTTACTCCTCTTTGTTTCAACAGGAGCCCAAAACCTACGGTGGCTGAGAAGTGCAAGGCAAAATAGCATTGATAAAACACATTCATAAAGTTTGGAATAGATTTACAATTTCAAAACCAGTGTTACACTTTATAAAACctgttttcaaaaacaaaaccagatacctttaacaaaaaaagaaaagaaacaaatttacaagtcaTAGAACACTTTTACCAACTCCAAATGACCGTAAGTCCCTCTGAAGTTATCATATTGGCACTGTTGCGACAATATTTTAAAccatagaagaagaaaatgcTGTTGTGGTTGTTCCAAACAATGAAGTGAATGTATTTGTGTTGGTGATCTGTGAGTTCACACTTGGTGATTTTCTTTACATTTGTTGATCACGCACAGGTGCTCCACCCATCTATTTCCTGTCCttgctttgttttccctccattttgtagACGCACCTGATACGCATTGGGTCTTGATTAGTTTCATATTTAAACCAGTCTGTTCTTGCTGCCTGTGCCAGTAAGTTACATGTGTTTCATCTTAGTTTTTGTAAGTGTGaaaccacttttttttaaatatattttatatttatatttttggaGAATTATTATTGGAAGAATTTGTGtacagttgtgtttttctgttacGCCTTGTTTTTGCCAGTTCATTGATGTTGCTGGTGACTCgctaaaaaaaaactacatttttGAGCTTTACCACTTTGCCTTCTTGTGGTTCTTTCTTCTGTGGAATCCCAACAATTAGGTCCTTCTTCTGGAGTCAATATTATCAAGcaattgtttttgtttatggATCCACATTGCAACTGTTAAATTTTAagtaaaaatacatcaatgcaaaaaaaaaaacaactaataaAAAATATTGTGGGATCACGACTTCTTGTCTAATTGTTCAGGCTCTGTCCCGAAAAGAGCCAACAGCGCAACACAAACGTTTATCTGTGATGAACAAAGTGTTGTTTACCGCCTCGTCATGAAGACCCCAGCCTGCGTTGATAAGGAACCGCATGGCGTTAAGGAAAACCAATGGAGTCAATAGTGTAGTGGGAAAGTGTCTTGTGTGTCATGCTGATGCTTATGAGGAACTGCAATCATTCAGCTCGGCTCTTTCTTGATGCACTGAGTTTCACAGAAAGTTTTCTGGATTCAACTGCAAAAACGACCCGCGTgctggctatagtcatcagggttgaggcaattttatcaagcgtgttagccatcctttcttgattgttctatacggcgtcagaaatcaggcgtggagaggaaagctttgggcattttgctgctttttgctctgtctacagggccctgctgcagttccttttatgggcattagtgggcggtgacttatgctaatagtatgttaattagactcaccagGCACACGCTCTCAACTTACGAGTAGATGGCAtccatcaatctaagaacacagctgcgaacaattctgaggcttacgaaCGCATTGATGAATCTGACATAGGGTTTTCCtaaggaacttcttaagaacaacttcagaatctaagaagattcttaagaacatattggtgaatgaggcccaatgATCTTAAACTGATGAGCTTGTGTCAGATGATCACAGAAGATCAAATTGGGAAGACAGCATGACCAATACACCAATACGGAAACTGGCATTTCCGATAAAGAAATCGTGCTGTGtgacaaaaaattaaaataaaacaacactaaAATATTAATTCCAGAGCTGTTGCTCAGACTTTGTTCCCCTCAAAAGAGGATGAGTGACCCTCATCATTAATCAAGTAAGGATGATCAGGATGTATTTCTGAGTGTTGTGCAGGGAGCAAAGCTCTGGGTGCCGTAAAGATCAGGTAGAAAACGATACACAGACTGACTTGCACAGTGAAATAGGTGGAATACAGAATAAGGGAAGGTCAGATAGGATTAAAAATACACTGTCAGACACGAGAGTGAAAGTGAATAAAATATAATGCATGGTTGAGAGAAAGACTCGGTTTGAGAAGACAGTTGTGATTAAAAACTGTTTAACAGTGAGTTCGCAAGACACCAGCAGCCACTGAAACCttatttgacattttgaatATGCATTAGAATTCTTTAGATGGTAAAACCAGGCAAACAAAACTTAGTAACTTAACGATctctgaaggttctgtttttttcccagttaCCTGTTGTTAATTCAAAACCCACTTTACTAGGATGTTATTGCTTTAACagcaatgattaaaaaaaatattaccCACAAACAGTCAAGTAACACAAAAGAATCTAGCTTGTTCTACCTTTGAAAGTCTCTTGCTTCTCTTTTCATGAAACAATCAATGGATTTTCTCTTTAACCATCATGGTGCAGTGAATGATGCAAAAAATCTCTCTCCCTTTATTTTTCATATCAA is from Takifugu rubripes chromosome 11, fTakRub1.2, whole genome shotgun sequence and encodes:
- the LOC101066716 gene encoding odorant receptor 131-2-like, whose protein sequence is MSDNASVAGGVSLRARIYEHIIITQLIVSIFLMINLLLIATVFSNQVFLSTMRYILFLITLVSDSVFLILSDLLLILYNIYFTMQVSLCIIFYLIVCQCMFVTPVTLTAMTLERYVAICLPLRHPELCSLHNTQKCILMILTVSSVPCFIILSTFIAAASSSVYTQHKRCSMEMFVPIPWQNHFKFAVYQFYFFIMSITITFSYVKIMIVAKAASGENKKSTWKGLRTVILHAFQLLLCLIQLWCPFIGSAIIKMDLLLYINVRYFNYVTFTLAPRCLSPLIYGLRDEKFLNALQYLALCGLYKKKIGFT
- the LOC115251543 gene encoding odorant receptor 131-2-like produces the protein MSDNASVAGGVSLRARIFEQIIITQLIVSIFFMINLLLIATVFSNQVFLSTMRYILFLITLVSDSVFLILSDLLLILYNIYFTMQVSLCIIFYLIVCQCMFVTPVTLTAMTLERYVAICLPLRHPELCSLHNTQKCILIILTVSSVPCFIILSTFIAAASSSVYTQHKRCSMGMFVSIPWQNHFKFAVYQFYFFIMSITITFSYVKIMKVAKAASGENKKSTWKGLRTVILHAFQLLLCLIQLWCPFIESAIIKIDLLLYINVRYFDYVTFILAPRCLSPLIYGLRDEKFLNALKYLALCGLYKKKIEFT
- the LOC115251544 gene encoding odorant receptor 131-2-like, which codes for MSDNASVAGGISLRARIYEQIIITQLIVSIFFVINLLLIATVFSNHVFLSTMRYILFLITLVSDSVFLILSDLLLILYNIYFTMQISLCIIFYLIVSLCAFVTPVTLTAMTLERYVAICLPLRHPELCSLHNTQKCILIILTVSSVPCFIIVSTFIAAASSSVYTQHKRCSMEMFVPLPWQNHFKFALFQFYFFIMSITITFSYVKIMKVAKAASGENKKSTWKGLSTVILHAFQLLLCLIQLWCPFIESAIIKIDLLLYINVRYFDYVTFILAPRCLSPLIYGLRDEKFLNALKYLALCGLYKKKIGFT
- the LOC101076699 gene encoding odorant receptor 131-2-like; its protein translation is MSDNASVAGGVSLQARIYKQIIITQFIVSIFFMINLLLIATVFSNQVFLSTMRYILFLITLVSDSVFLILSDLLLILYSIYFTMQVSLCIIFYLIVCQCMFVTPVTLTAMTLERYVAICLPLRHPELCSLHNTQKCILIILTVSSVPCFIILSTFIAAASSSVYTQHKLCSMEMFVPLPWQNHFKFAVYQFYFFIMSITITFSYVKIMKVAKAASGENKKSTWKGLSTVILHAFQLLLCLIQLWCPFIESAIIKIDLLLYINVRYFNYVTFILAPRCLSPLIYGLRDEKFLNALQYLALCGLYKKKIGFT